Genomic segment of Vibrio natriegens NBRC 15636 = ATCC 14048 = DSM 759:
ACACGCGGGCTGTTCAGCAGGATCTCAAATACGCCATGACGTCCCTGCCCACTCTTATCGCGGATCAACTGCTGACCAACCACGCCTTTTAAGTTCATAGACAGATCAAACAAGAACTGCTCTTTTTGATCTTTAGGTACTAAATGAAGAATCCGCTCTAATGCCTGGTTGGCGTTGTTAGCATGGAGAGTCGCCATACACAAATGCCCGGTTTCAGCAAAAGTCATCGCATATTCCATCGTCTCTCTACTGCGGATTTCGCCGATCAAAATCATATCTGGAGCCTGTCGCAGGGAGTTTTTCAGTGCCACTTCGTAACTTTCGGTGTCTAAACCGACTTCACGCTGGGTTACGATACAACGCTGGTGTTCATGAACAAATTCGATCGGATCTTCTACCGTCAGGATATGCCCGGTCTTATTACTGTTTCGGTAGCCTGTCATCGCCGCCATTGTGGTCGACTTACCAGAGCCAGTCGCACCAACCACCAGCACCAGACCTCTCTTGGCTATCGCTAAATCTTGCAACACCAGAGGCAGTTTGAGCTGCTCAAAGGTAGGGATGTCGGTCTCAATACGGCGAATAACCGCGCCCGGCAATTCTCTCTGGAAAAAGGCACTGACACGGAATCGACCACAATCTCTGACGATAGCAAAGTTAGACTCTCGACTTTTTCGAAACTCCTGACGACGCTCAGGATCCATTGCATTATCCAGCAACTGCGCCACATCATTTTCTGTCAGCTTGTCACCTTGCGGACGTAACTCGCCGTCGACACGAAACAAAATCGGCGCGCCGACCGTGATATAAAGATCCGACGCTTGCAGCGCCAGCATACCTTCAAGAAATTTATTCAGATCCATTTTCCGTATTCACCATTACCTGTATGAGTGTTACGAGAACTGCTGTACATCAAGCCCAACTTTGCTGTCGGCCTCTTCGTGAGAAACAATACCTTGCGCCAATAGCTGACGAGCATTTTGCTCCATAGTCTGCATGCCGTGTGCCGCACCAGTTTGAATTATCGAGTACATCTGTGCGACTTTATCTTCGCGAATCAAATTACGGATTGCTGGTGTCGCCATCATGATTTCATGGCAGGCGACTCGACCACCACCATTACGCTTAAGTAACTTCTGGGCAATGACTGAACTCAACGATTCTGACAACATTGAACGCACCATGTCTTTGTCGCTACCCGGGAATACATCGATAATACGGTCGATGGTTTTTGCGGCTGAGCTGGTGTGTAGCGTTCCAAAAACCAAATGACCGGTTTCTGCGGCGGTCAATGCAAGGCTGATGGTTTCTTTATCACGCATCTCACCAACTAAGATGACATCCGGGTCTTCACGCAACGCACTGCGTAAGGCGTTTTGGAAGCTATGAGTGTCACGGTGAACTTCACGCTGGTTGATCAAACATTTGTTGTTGGTATGAACAAATTCAATTGGATCTTCAATTGTGAGAATGTGCTTATTGTGATTACGATTGATGTAGTCGACAATGGCAGCTAGAGTCGTCGATTTACCAGAGCCGGTTGGTCCGGTTACCAGAACTAAGCCTTTTTGCCCGCTGGCAATCTTGCTGAAGATTTCTGGAGCTTCGAGTTGATCAAGCGTTGGTATGCTGCTTGGAATGGTACGAAATACCGCTGCGCAGCCACGGGACTGGTTAAAGGCGTTGACACGAAAGCGACCAACGTTCTGTAGTTCAAAAGAAAAATCGACTTCGAGTTTTTCTTCGAACTCACTGCGTTGAGCGTCATTCATGATTTCGAATACCAAGCGATGAACCTCTTGGTGTGTAAACGCTGGAATCCCGAGCTTTCTCACATCGCCATCAATTCTGACCATAGGTGGTACACCTGCAGAAAGATGTAGATCTGAGGCATTATGTTTTACACTAAAATCCAGTAACTCAGTGATATCCATTTAAAATCCTTAAGTCTAAAGTACAGCTATGAGTAGTATTCAACAAAATATTGAACATATCACCTCTCAAATTCGCAACGACGAGCAAAAATGCGGTCGTGCTCCGGAGTCAGTGCA
This window contains:
- a CDS encoding type IV pilus twitching motility protein PilT, translating into MDITELLDFSVKHNASDLHLSAGVPPMVRIDGDVRKLGIPAFTHQEVHRLVFEIMNDAQRSEFEEKLEVDFSFELQNVGRFRVNAFNQSRGCAAVFRTIPSSIPTLDQLEAPEIFSKIASGQKGLVLVTGPTGSGKSTTLAAIVDYINRNHNKHILTIEDPIEFVHTNNKCLINQREVHRDTHSFQNALRSALREDPDVILVGEMRDKETISLALTAAETGHLVFGTLHTSSAAKTIDRIIDVFPGSDKDMVRSMLSESLSSVIAQKLLKRNGGGRVACHEIMMATPAIRNLIREDKVAQMYSIIQTGAAHGMQTMEQNARQLLAQGIVSHEEADSKVGLDVQQFS
- a CDS encoding PilT/PilU family type 4a pilus ATPase codes for the protein MDLNKFLEGMLALQASDLYITVGAPILFRVDGELRPQGDKLTENDVAQLLDNAMDPERRQEFRKSRESNFAIVRDCGRFRVSAFFQRELPGAVIRRIETDIPTFEQLKLPLVLQDLAIAKRGLVLVVGATGSGKSTTMAAMTGYRNSNKTGHILTVEDPIEFVHEHQRCIVTQREVGLDTESYEVALKNSLRQAPDMILIGEIRSRETMEYAMTFAETGHLCMATLHANNANQALERILHLVPKDQKEQFLFDLSMNLKGVVGQQLIRDKSGQGRHGVFEILLNSPRVSDLIRRGDLHELKSTMARSNEFGMLTFDQSLYKLVMQGKISEEDALHSADSANDLRLMLKTQRGEPLATGSLANVKIDMD